The genomic segment CGTGAGAAGAGTATGAAGCGCGACAGATGGTGGGAGTCGCGGCGATTTTCCATCCTCTACGCGAGATGTAaaaccgagagagaaagattacgTGCTTCGCTTTAATGCTGTCCCAAAGTACGTGTGACAATACAAAGAAACAGAATGGTCACACGCTCTCACCGCCTATACGTGAGGCATACGCGGTGTCGCGCTATTTTGTGCGctcttcaataaaattacttgaacaaattagaataaaatactgaaatattattttaatatattaataatatgtaattaatatattaataatatatttcagtattttattctaatttgttcaagtaattttattgaagagCGCACAAAATAGCGCGACACCGCGTATGCCTCACGTATAGGCGGTGAGAGCGTGTGACCATTCTGTTTCTTTGTATTGTCACACGTACTTTGGGACAGCATTAAAGCGAAGCACgtaatctttttctctcggttTTATGTCTCGCGTAGAGGATGGAAGATCGCCGCGACTCCCACCATCTGTCGCGCTCCATACTCTTCTCGCGCCATTTCTCTACCTACAGGCTCTACCTTTAGAAAGCTCAAGCTcctctaacttatcgaccctATCGTTATGTGttagtcacacggatatacggacagcataTCCGCCGTTCGGTGACTaatgtagaaaataaatttgaagaaagAGATTTGACGAATGCGACAGTATTGAATACAATGAATACAATGAATGctagaaaatgtgaaaatgaaGAATCGAAAAGTGCCGGTAACGATAATATACCAAATCAGGTAGAATCACAATTGGAAACGGGAAGTGTATATTCGAATGAAGCAGGGAATCTTCAAAATTTTTACGATACAAAGAATCAGAATATGAACCAAAACACGCCGaatacgaaaaataaaagaaaagcgtCGGAGAGTCCGTTGTTTGAGAACATAACAATGAAGAAAAACAAAGACAGGTTCCTACAATGCGAAGATGCAGCTCAGCAGATCATAGattcaaagagaaagaagaatctCAGCATAAGTAGCGAATACGACGTGTTCAAATGGGATTTAGAGGCCATGGAGAATTTTCAGAAGTTTGGAGACATTGAGTTGGCACATGATTTAGACACTGTggtaaattttaatgacattaATGTATCATCGCATATGTTATTTTTCTCAATGATGGATACCAATTATGTACAGGAAATTGATGACAGCATCATGAAAACGAGCATCAATAAGGATCCACTAACAAATCCCTTTTTTATCAGTAATCGTGAACAAAAGGATATTAATATGACAGAATCCAAAGCAAAATCTCCACCGAAAGAGAAAGTACAAAGAAGAAAATCGGCTCGTCTTGCCAGCAAACAGAATGAGACCAATAATGTTTCTAATCTTTTTATGAAGCAAGAATGTCATCTAGAAAAAGAGGATTCCTTGGAAGAATTGGAAGATAtaaaacaagaagaagaagaggaattaTCACCAAGTATTAAAAAGGTTGGTATTTAATTGGTATTCATAGcagcatacatatatatatatatatatagataatttgTTTCACATTTGTCAACTAATTGATTGTTATGTACATGAAACAGAAACTGCAAGAGTtacatataacattaatacatGAGGTACCTCGGCAGCATCAATTAGAGCTTACTGGAGCTCATGCACCATCAAGACAGATTAGAAACTTATTTCAGGAATATGGACCGCTCCGAAAAGGTCCATATTCGCCTGCGgaagacaaaattattaagaaaaactGGGAAATGTTTTGTGAGGTATGTTTCACACAACATTATGTATAGTTTTaacatttcatataaatattttattttaccaaatacatataatataatatgttaatatatgaaGCTTCACGAGTGGGATCCCAAGAATGTCGAATTGTTTTTTTACTGGAGATATAAtagaatgtattatataaaaaatgtaagcGAAAGACAAAAATTCGTTCAATTTCTGGCAAATGGATTACCTTGGCGGACTCTGTATAGCGTCCAtaacagatttaaaatattataccaaAATAAAATCACTAACGTTAGGTATGACACATACATCTGAAATTGATTTTGAATTCTATTTATTTGCGACTTTGGATTTCTCACTCaccaataatttttgtaatcacGCTTTATAATCAGATATACTTCAAAGGAGGATATAAAGATTCTaacatatatgaaaaataaacgtTTTCACAAACGTGCTGTTAAATATATCGAATTAGCGCTTACATTACTAGGACGAACGGTACGGTCAGTCCGCAAACGTCATCAAAAACTCAAATCTAAGGCGAAACGTAAGTAATTCTCGTGATATTGCATCacacaaaaatatgtatttttatatacatgtaaatatgtatacatatgtgtatccGCAATTtgcacattataaataattcactcAATTTAATTACAGCGTTACAAAATGTCACATGGACATTGCCATTGATCAAAAAGTTCATAAAAACTTTGCTCAACGTTACGTTGAGTGAGGATATAAAAGAACTTAAATGCGCTACTATTCCCAAGCCAGTATGGCAGAAAATGGAACAGAAATTAGATATACAAGAAAATGTGCTGAAAACATTTTGGCAAAACCAGTTGCATCTGCAGTTGTTCAGTACAAGTCCTATCTATTTGAACGACATTAAGATACAGCTAATTGAATAGTATGTATCATGTATATTGATCACAACTTCTTGACTCGTTCAATATCACAGCTTTTGCATTCACGAgtcgatattataataaatgtggaTCGATACATACTAGTAATTTGATACACACATTTCACTGTTACAGCATGTACATAAAAGGGATATCGCACactcgtaaaattatatggcCCAATGTTGCTCAATATTTTGAAGGGGCAACTGCCGAGTTTCTTTGTAAAGTTTTCTATTATCTTATTCAAGAATGTGACTTGAATGACTTTGATAATTTTGACGGTAAGTTGCTTTTTctgaattgtaattttaaattgcagAAGTCCTAATATTGTATGAGAATTCTTATTGTTATAGAGATTGTGGAATacttatatcataaaaaaatacctgAAATCCAAAAAATGCCAACAGACAAATTTTTACCTAGAATTTTCTACGAAAGTAAAGACATGAATGTACTGGATGTGGAAGGTAACAATGATGTGATTATAATCCGCGATGGATCTCTGCATACTGACAGTGAAACCAATAATTCTGAAAGTGATTCTGAAAGTGATTCTGAAAGTGATTTGTAATAagttattgatatattttatcatataattaataatacatatttttattgataacaaattatacttttttatcaTTCCAAATAGATAGTTGTTACATAGGAGAAGAAACAAATGTACTCCAGTGTGATTattgtgtaaataatttatttaaaaaaagattgataCACAGAGTCTCTCAATTTTCTCCCGGATGACACAAGGTTTAGTCTCCATCGTCTCTTTCCGTATCATAAGTtcaaatctttctttttctttgatatatatacagggtgtataAAGAGTCCCGGGACCCcggaatataaatttaatatttaaaaatatattaaatatttcgaaaaatatgcacACTGTCGTTGTCTTCCTTCTGCCGTGGAGAAGTACACCTATTCACCTAGGGATGGGCGATATTCTCCGATTAATTAAACATCGATGCTTCCCCCACCGATAATCGATTCTTTTTGTCGATGTTTCTGTAAAGCGATTGATCGATTATCGATACTTTTTTACACAACATCGGTATTTTTTTGTCTCCAATGGCTTTGGCAGACTAGAGTCCTAAATATTAGAGAAGCGCGAACTCCATCCCCGTTCTGCCGCCACGCCACCATCTTGAGGCACAATGATAATATTGGGtacgttccacttgacgcttcGAACGATGCAAGCTGTAGTCATTGTAATTCGCGCTTCTCTAATATTTACAACTCTACGGCAGATcagcgcgacgcgacacgagATAGGCGACAGcacagaaaaaaaacaatgagaaatgcAAGCTCCATGTTAAACAGTGGAAACATGAGCGGCCGCCACGATTCTAGTGGCCTGGCCTTGAAACTACGTGATATATACGGTGCATTGTTAAATCCGATCCAAAAGTTTTCTTCCTTtgatcatataataatatatatatatatttataattattattatgatcaatacgtatataatatattatatattttattattatcagtatatatatatactaataataatataatatataatataatatacagggtgtttcaaaAGGTAAGGTCAACCGGCCAGGAGGTGAAAGAGAAGCATGAGTAGAACacataatgtaaataaaattttttcatattcgcTATAGTTTAGAAGGTATAGCGCTTTATAAAGATGTATGAAAAGTGTGAAACTACTTAATACTTCGAATAATACGTATATTcaaaaacaatgttttatacaaaaagtgTAGGGTTTTAAGTTATGCATTACACAGAAAACTTAgaatgaccttgaatagtgTTCTCAAGGTCACGTAAAGATAaccttgaaatttttaatgggCTTTcctacattttattacatattattgtaGCTTatttcgagagctttccaaaacagtataataaaatagttttttgttaagtacttttcgagttataagGTTTAAACgttacagtaccgccggcattagaattacccaaggtataccgcgtggaggttgcacggtcggatttatacctctttgtgtatgtgtgtgtgtatat from the Ooceraea biroi isolate clonal line C1 chromosome 13, Obir_v5.4, whole genome shotgun sequence genome contains:
- the LOC113563268 gene encoding uncharacterized protein LOC113563268 — translated: MNTMNARKCENEESKSAGNDNIPNQVESQLETGSVYSNEAGNLQNFYDTKNQNMNQNTPNTKNKRKASESPLFENITMKKNKDRFLQCEDAAQQIIDSKRKKNLSISSEYDVFKWDLEAMENFQKFGDIELAHDLDTVVNFNDINVSSHMLFFSMMDTNYVQEIDDSIMKTSINKDPLTNPFFISNREQKDINMTESKAKSPPKEKVQRRKSARLASKQNETNNVSNLFMKQECHLEKEDSLEELEDIKQEEEEELSPSIKKKLQELHITLIHEVPRQHQLELTGAHAPSRQIRNLFQEYGPLRKGPYSPAEDKIIKKNWEMFCELHEWDPKNVELFFYWRYNRMYYIKNVSERQKFVQFLANGLPWRTLYSVHNRFKILYQNKITNVRYTSKEDIKILTYMKNKRFHKRAVKYIELALTLLGRTVRSVRKRHQKLKSKAKPLQNVTWTLPLIKKFIKTLLNVTLSEDIKELKCATIPKPVWQKMEQKLDIQENVLKTFWQNQLHLQLFSTSPIYLNDIKIQLIEYMYIKGISHTRKIIWPNVAQYFEGATAEFLCKVFYYLIQECDLNDFDNFDGKLLFLNCNFKLQKS